A section of the Cydia amplana chromosome 15, ilCydAmpl1.1, whole genome shotgun sequence genome encodes:
- the LOC134654523 gene encoding uncharacterized protein LOC134654523 isoform X4 codes for MANETEISKRTLEELEIRQLKNKRVVYKRKLTVFKKFIEKIDSSALTAEVIVDISLRLDQLPKLYNDFSEIQDRIETLCSEEGDIEAQEAEREFFEDTFYRLSAKGKLLAKIDDESIPNDHSPQAPQQQPLGESIKYPEISLPSFDGDLTQWLQFRDTFDALVNQASLASIVKYKYLRSCLRDGALEVISSLDFSEEAYTLAWQMLCERYNNPKRLVSNHMRALFDVEPVPSTPSGLRGLCDNISKHLRSLRSLNVPTENWDLAIIHLLVKKLDCRLQSKWENSVDLRKLPSLQDFKTFLKNRADRLEATSPAVPSDAPSTSKKAMVTTSEPIKLQRP; via the coding sequence ATGGCTAATGAAACAGAAATTTCCAAAAGAACCCTAGAAGAGTTAGAAATTAGGcagttaaaaaataaacgagTTGTCTATAAGCGAAAACTAACTGTATTTAAGAAATTTATAGAAAAAATCGACTCAAGCGCATTGACGGCCGAAGTAATTGTAGACATAAGCTTAAGACTAGATCAATTACCAAAGTTATACAATGATTTCTCTGAGATACAGGATCGGATCGAGACACTGTGCAGCGAGGAAGGTGACATCGAGGCCCAAGAGGCCGAACGTGAGTTTTTCGAGGACACATTTTACCGACTTAGCGCTAAGGGCAAGCTGCTGGCGAAAATAGATGACGAATCAATACCAAATGACCATAGTCCCCAAGCCCCGCAGCAGCAGCCCCTCGGTGAGTCGATAAAGTATCCCGAAATTAGCCTCCCTAGCTTCGATGGGGACCTAACACAGTGGCTGCAGTTCCGAGACACATTTGATGCCCTAGTCAATCAAGCTAGCTTAGCATctattgtaaaatataaatacctacgcaGTTGTTTACGAGACGGCGCACTTGAGGTAATTAGTTCGCTCGATTTCTCCGAGGAAGCGTACACGCTCGCGTGGCAGATGCTTTGTGAACGTTACAATAATCCTAAACGTTTAGTTTCCAACCACATGCGAGCCTTGTTCGACGTGGAACCTGTACCGTCAACTCCTTCGGGTCTTAGGGGTCTGTGCGATAATATTTCCAAACATTTGAGATCTTTGCGTTCATTAAATGTACCTACCGAAAATTGGGATCTCGCAATTATTCACTTACTAGTTAAAAAGTTAGATTGTCGACTGCAATCAAAGTGGGAAAATAGTGTTGATTTGAGAAAATTGCCTTCGTTGCAGGACTTCAAAACCTTCCTAAAGAACCGAGCTGACCGGCTGGAAGCGACCAGCCCAGCAGTACCATCGGACGCACCCAGCACTTCCAAGAAGGCCATGGTAACCACGTCCGAACCTATTAAG
- the LOC134654523 gene encoding uncharacterized protein LOC134654523 isoform X3 — MANETEISKRTLEELEIRQLKNKRVVYKRKLTVFKKFIEKIDSSALTAEVIVDISLRLDQLPKLYNDFSEIQDRIETLCSEEGDIEAQEAEREFFEDTFYRLSAKGKLLAKIDDESIPNDHSPQAPQQQPLGESIKYPEISLPSFDGDLTQWLQFRDTFDALVNQASLASIVKYKYLRSCLRDGALEVISSLDFSEEAYTLAWQMLCERYNNPKRLVSNHMRALFDVEPVPSTPSGLRGLCDNISKHLRSLRSLNVPTENWDLAIIHLLVKKLDCRLQSKWENSVDLRKLPSLQDFKTFLKNRADRLEATSPAVPSDAPSTSKKAMVTTSEPIKQLQRP, encoded by the coding sequence ATGGCTAATGAAACAGAAATTTCCAAAAGAACCCTAGAAGAGTTAGAAATTAGGcagttaaaaaataaacgagTTGTCTATAAGCGAAAACTAACTGTATTTAAGAAATTTATAGAAAAAATCGACTCAAGCGCATTGACGGCCGAAGTAATTGTAGACATAAGCTTAAGACTAGATCAATTACCAAAGTTATACAATGATTTCTCTGAGATACAGGATCGGATCGAGACACTGTGCAGCGAGGAAGGTGACATCGAGGCCCAAGAGGCCGAACGTGAGTTTTTCGAGGACACATTTTACCGACTTAGCGCTAAGGGCAAGCTGCTGGCGAAAATAGATGACGAATCAATACCAAATGACCATAGTCCCCAAGCCCCGCAGCAGCAGCCCCTCGGTGAGTCGATAAAGTATCCCGAAATTAGCCTCCCTAGCTTCGATGGGGACCTAACACAGTGGCTGCAGTTCCGAGACACATTTGATGCCCTAGTCAATCAAGCTAGCTTAGCATctattgtaaaatataaatacctacgcaGTTGTTTACGAGACGGCGCACTTGAGGTAATTAGTTCGCTCGATTTCTCCGAGGAAGCGTACACGCTCGCGTGGCAGATGCTTTGTGAACGTTACAATAATCCTAAACGTTTAGTTTCCAACCACATGCGAGCCTTGTTCGACGTGGAACCTGTACCGTCAACTCCTTCGGGTCTTAGGGGTCTGTGCGATAATATTTCCAAACATTTGAGATCTTTGCGTTCATTAAATGTACCTACCGAAAATTGGGATCTCGCAATTATTCACTTACTAGTTAAAAAGTTAGATTGTCGACTGCAATCAAAGTGGGAAAATAGTGTTGATTTGAGAAAATTGCCTTCGTTGCAGGACTTCAAAACCTTCCTAAAGAACCGAGCTGACCGGCTGGAAGCGACCAGCCCAGCAGTACCATCGGACGCACCCAGCACTTCCAAGAAGGCCATGGTAACCACGTCCGAACCTATTAAG